A stretch of Triticum aestivum cultivar Chinese Spring chromosome 1D, IWGSC CS RefSeq v2.1, whole genome shotgun sequence DNA encodes these proteins:
- the LOC123179931 gene encoding pumilio homolog 1, whose translation MVTEMATRGGGDAVCGGGEEGERGDFELFRSGSAPPTVEGAMAMASGGGGEVLLDDELRADPAYQSYYYSNAHLNPRLPPPLLSKEDWRSAQHRLRSSSSSSAAAGLGGIGDGRRAPGDGLVSLPGIDHPRQRGFSGIFQEDSNQRDMDRQGANHNRNDFLDSSGMQYALHRETGAMSGLQRESNEQTMADIRNNELSSHAYASILGPSLSRSASPDPELVRRVPSPCLPPIGVKVGAYDKKSNGGSSSFRRSSSAVGEPDDLVAALSGMNLSSSRAGNGQAMDQSKLYQDVDNANRFLFDQTSGNQQHSFMKRPEQGHFRAPEGYSANSSMMRNQMNGGNFTSSDNSLVGSGYASPRIGARSPGGTLSSRQNLAGASNYLGYNGVGSPTGAASLQMPIDPLYVQYLAAQVAASYDDPFMASGHLGSSYMDLLGPQKGCLSPLLQSQKNYGCYGNPGFGLGYGGSPLTSPVLPSSPVASGSPLRHGERSMRFASGMRNFGGSFGSWNPDLVGKMEGNLMPSLLEEFKSNKSRTYELSEIAGHVVEFSADQYGSRFIQQKLETASTEEKDMVFSEIMPQALTLMTDVFGNYVVQKFFEHGSTTQIKELSDQLIGRVLALSLQMYGCRVIQKAIEVVDLAQQTKMVAELDGHIMRCVRDQNGNHVIQKCIECIPQDVIQFIVSTFYGQVVLLSTHPYGCRVIQRVLEHCDDPTTQQIMMDEILQSVCLLAQDQYGNYVVQHVLEHGKPHERTAIIDKLIGQIVQMSQQKFASNVIEKCLAFGNPVERQILIGEMLESTTESEPLEVMMKDQFANYVVQKVLETCDDQQREMILTRIKAHLNTLKKYTYGKHIVARVEKLVAAGEKRQGLQPACTAA comes from the exons ATGGTGACGGAGATGGCGACGCGTGGGGGAGGGGATGCGGtgtgcggcggcggggaggagggggagcgcggGGACTTCGAGCTCTTCCGCAGCGGCTCGGCGCCGCCCACGGTGGAGGGGGCCATGGCCatggcgtccggcggcggcggcgaggtgctgCTGGACGACGAGCTGCGCGCCGACCCGGCCTACCAGAGCTACTACTACTCCAATGCGCACCTCAacccgcgcctcccgccgccgctgcTCTCCAAGGAGGACTGGCGGTCCGCGCAGCACCGcctccgctcctcctcctcctcctccgccgccgccgggctcggcgGGATCGGCGACGGCAGGAGGGCGCCCGGGGACGGGCTCGTCAGCCTGCCCGGGATCGACCACCCCCGGCAGCGGGGCTTCTCCGGCATCTTCCAG GAGGACTCGAATCAACGTGACATGGATAGACAGGGTGCCAACCACAACCGCAATGACTTCCTGGATTCTTCTGGAATGCAGTATGCTCTACATCGCGAGACTGGAGCTATGAGCGGCCTGCAGCGTGAGAGCAATGAACAGACCATGGCTGATATTCGGAACAATGAGTTGTCATCACATGCATATGCGTCTATTCTGGGACCCTCACTCTCTAGAAGTGCATCCCCAGACCCCGAGCTGGTGAGGAGGGTACCTAGTCCGTGCCTGCCTCCAATTGGTGTGAAAGTCGGCGCTTATGATAAAAAGAGTAATGGTGGCTCCTCTTCTTTCCGCCGCAGTTCATCTGCTGTTGGTGAACCTGATGATCTGGTGGCTGCTCTATCTGGGATGAACCTGTCATCGTCGAGAGCTGGTAATGGGCAAGCTATGGACCAGTCTAAGCTCTACCAGGATGTTGATAATGCCAATAGGTTCCTTTTTGATCAAACAAGTGGCAATCAGCAGCACTCCTTCATGAAACGTCCCGAGCAAGGACATTTTAGGGCACCTGAGGGGTATTCGGCTAATTCTTCTATGATGAGAAATCAGATGAATGGTGGTAACTTCACATCATCTGACAATTCCTTAGTTGGATCCGGCTATGCTTCGCCTAGGATTGGCGCAAGGTCCCCAGGAGGCACTTTATCTTCTAGGCAAAATTTAGCTGGTGCATCCAACTACCTAGGTTACAATGGAGTTGGAAGTCCGACTGGAGCAGCTTCTCTTCAGATGCCTATCGATCCGTTATATGTTCAATACCTTGCTGCCCAAGTTGCAGCCAGCTATGATGATCCTTTCATGGCCAGTGGACATCTAGGAAGTTCATACATGGATTTACTTGGTCCTCAGAAGGGTTGCCTTAGCCCACTGCTTCAGTCACAGAAGAACTATGGCTGCTATGGAAATCCTGGGTTTGGCCTTGGTTATGGCGGTAGCCCTTTGACGAGTCCTGTTCTGCCCTCTTCACCTGTTGCATCTGGTAGCCCACTTAGGCACGGTGAACGCAGCATGCGCTTTGCATCAGGCATGAGAAATTTTGGGGGTTCTTTTGGTTCGTGGAATCCAGACCTGGTTGGAAAGATGGAAGGAAATCTGATGCCCTCGCTTCTGGAGGAATTCAAGAGCAACAAAAGCAGAACTTATGAACTCTCTGAAATAGCTGGGCATGTCGTTGAGTTCAG TGCTGATCAATATGGGAGCCGATTCATACAGCAAAAGCTTGAAACAGCTAGTACTGAAGAGAAGGACATGGTTTTTTCAGAAATTATGCCTCAAGCTCTCACATTGATGACTGATGTATTTGGAAATTATGTTGTTCAGAAG TTTTTTGAGCATGGAAGCACTACTCAGATAAAGGAACTCTCTGATCAGCTTATTGGGCGTGTCCTTGCTCTTAGTCTTCAGATGTATGGATGTCGGGTTATACAAAAG GCTATAGAGGTCGTGGATTTAGCTCAGCAGACTAAAATGGTTGCTGAGCTGGATGGACATATCATGCGCTGTGTACGTGATCAAAATGGTAACCATGTAATCCAGAAATGCATAGAGTGCATCCCTCAGGACGTTATCCAGTTCATTGTCTCAACTTTCTATGGTCAAGTTGTGCTGCTATCCACTCATCCATATGGTTGCCGGGTTATACAG AGGGTGTTGGAGCACTGTGATGATCCCACAACACAGCAGATAATGATGGATGAGATTCTCCAGTCTGTTTGCTTGCTGGCTCAAGATCAATATGGTAACTATGTTGTTCAG CATGTTCTGGAACATGGCAAGCCACATGAGAGAACTGCTATCATTGACAAGTTAATTGGGCAGATTGTGCAAATGAGCCAGCAAAAGTTTGCTTCAAATGTCattgagaagtgcttagcttttggtaaTCCTGTAGAGCGGCAGATTTTGATTGGTGAAATGCTTGAGTCTACTACTGAAAGTGAACCTCTTGAG GTGATGATGAAAGATCAGTTTGCAAACTATGTGGTGCAGAAGGTGCTGGAGACTTGTGATGATCAGCAGAGAGAGATGATCCTTACAAGGATCAAAGCTCACCTGAACACACTGAAGAAGTACACCTATGGGAAGCACATAGTCGCGCGTGTAGAGAAGCTAGTTGCTGCTGGAG AGAAGCGCCAGGGGCTTCAACCAGCATGCACCGCCGCCTGA